One stretch of Argiope bruennichi chromosome 3, qqArgBrue1.1, whole genome shotgun sequence DNA includes these proteins:
- the LOC129963268 gene encoding TBC1 domain family member 16-like: MSTFNTLLRKASSLLKIGGLDASPQKVPTDGEIIFCKNNVCVHPPTSFRTDVSHHPGYLTIREQVDEVLGSTLILTWIPNATLKKNPHSLENKTPESSPCRSSFSSKCPSPTPSGKSPFHHSLSYSNSLYCGIERSSDNLNESPFKVLESPVFEDSMERKSISSTISDMGSPREDYGSLESFSNSDQTEMTASTSSQLMSTDFNDLENYEPPSEENKLDTQSEEPKKVSADSNNGDLQSQTDSGIGPEEVVAALEKMICGLNDINDSKEDSKSNDCNVYETVEKKDDNTNSQPVSNNDFTSDEHCSNNENEKRSEMHLDLSQNLNEGMEKSPVLPDAPDINISSYSPGGSSSTTPTTSNRDPESFPSTPGDSPPPSPRDKISNLFFVEGTPESLAHAHNLSFPDDSSQTASKISRRERSCGVYSVDLSQMRSLRLFYSNKECTCGQLVIASRESQYKILHFHHGGLDKLANVFEEYDFLAKSKNKVNDSCPYRQFSVCRPEVSAAECHPEEGIYSVVDEQRWRSFMSEDGVVEDELQLRKEIFFGGLDPKLHKEIWPFLLHYYSFHSTFDEREQIRNDKYIEYQVIRRKRDQMTPAEQDIFWRNIQCTVEKDVVRTDRTHPFFAGEDNPNIEVMKNILLNYGFYNPKIGYTQGMSDLLAPILAAVQDESEAFWCFVGLMQRTIFVTCPKDFDMDVNLSYLRELFRVMNAKFYNHLVAADALDLLFVHRWILLCFKREFPESEAMRMWEACWAHYQTDYFHLFICSAIVSIYGDDVISQSLRADEMMVHFSSLAMHMSGDLVLRKARGLLHQFRLLPRIPCTLSRLCELCGPGMWDSGHVPVIDCSGDHGDHSCPYGGQDPSLRVL; this comes from the exons ATGAGTAcctttaatactttattaagaaAAGCTTCCAGCTTATTGAAAATAGGTGGATTGGATGCTTCACCTCAAAAAGTTCCTACTGATGGCGAGATTATATTTTGCAAGAATAATGTATGTGTGCATCCTCCAACTTCATTTAGAACAGATGTTTCTCATCATCCTGGTTACCTTACTATTCGTGAGCAAGTAGATGAG gTATTAGGTTCAACCCTTATTTTAACTTGGATTCCTAATGCAACACTTAAGAAAAATCCACATAGTCTAGAAAACAAGACTCCTGAAAGTTCACCTTGTCGAAGTTCTTTTAGTAGCAAGTGTCCTAGCCCTACACCTAGTGGAAAATCACCATTTCATCATTCTCTTTCCTATAGCAACTCATTGTATTGTGGAATTGAAAGGTCAagtgataatttaaatgaatctcCTTTTAAGGTATTGGAAAG CCCTGTATTTGAAGATAGCATGGAACGAAAAAGCATTAGCTCTACTATTTCTGACATGGGGAGTCCCAGAGAAGACTATGGCAGTTTAGAAAGTTTTTCAAATAGTGATCAAACAGAAATGACAGCATCAACTAGCTCTCAGTTGATGTCAACCGATTTTAATGACTTGGAGAATTATGAACCACCTTCTGAGGAAAATAAACTAGATACACAATCAGAAGAACCCAAGAAAGTGTCTGCAGATAGCAATAATGGTGATTTACAAAGCCAGACAGATTCTGGCATTGGACCAGAAGAAGTTGTGGCAGCTCTTGAGAAAATGATTTGTGGCCTTAATGATATTAATGATTCTAAAgaag aTTCCAAATCAAATGACTGCAACGTTTAtgaaactgttgaaaaaaaagaTGACAATACTAATTCTCAACCTGTTAGCAATAATGATTTTACTTCAGATGAACATTgttctaataatgaaaatgaaaagagatCAGAAATGCATTTAGATCTCTCACAAAACCTTAATGAAG GTATGGAAAAATCTCCTGTCCTTCCGGATGCTCCTGATATAAATATCAGTTCTTACAGTCCTGGTGGAAGTAGTTCAACAACACCTACTACTTCCAACAGAGATCCTGAAAGTTTTCCTTCTACTCCTGGGGATTCTCCTCCTCCATCACCTagggataaaatttcaaatctattctTTGTTGAAGGAACACCTGAATCACTTGCTCATGCTCATAATTTGAGCTTTCCAGATGACAGCTCGCAAACTGCCAGTAAAATTTCCAGGAGAGAAAGAAGTTGTGGAGTTTATTCCGTTGATCTAA GTCAAATGCGATCCTTGCGCCTTTTTTATAGCAATAAAGAATGTACTTGTGGTCAACTAGTCATAGCTAGTCGGGAAAGTCAGtacaaaattcttcattttcatcATGGTGGTCTTGATAAATTGGCAAATGTTTTTGAAGAATATGATTTTCTtgcaaaatcaaaaaataaa gTTAATGACAGCTGTCCTTATAGACAGTTTTCTGTTTGTCGTCCTGAAGTTTCTGCAGCTGAATGTCATCCTGAAGAAGGTATATATAGCGTAGTTGATGAGCAGAGGTGGCGAAGTTTCATGAGTGAGGATGGAGTTGTTGAAGATGAGCTGCAATTAAGAAAA gaaatattttttggtgGATTGGATCCAAAACTGCATAAAGAAATTTGGCCATTTTTACTTCACTATTACAGTTTTCATTCTACTTTTGATGAAAGGGAACAAATTAGAAATGACAAATATATTGAATATCAGGTTATCAGACGTAAGag GGATCAGATGACCCCAGCTGAACAAGATATATTTTGGCGCAACATTCAGTGTACTGTAGAAAAAGATGTTGTCCGAACTGATAGAACTCATCCTTTCTTTGCTGGTGAGGATAATCCAAATATAGAGGTTATGAa aaacattttgctTAATTATGGCTTTTATAATCCCAAAATTGGATATACACAAGGAATGTCAGATCTGTTAGCTCCAATTCTTGCTGCTGTTCAGGATGAATCAGAGGCTTTTTGGTGTTTTGTTGGTCTTATGCAAAGAACAATTTTTGTGACATGCCCTAAAGATTTTGACATGGATGTAAATTTG aGTTACTTGCGAGAATTATTCAGAGTGATGAATGCAAAGTTTTATAATCATTTGGTTGCTGCTGATGCACTTGATCTTCTGTTTGTTCATCGATGGATATTGCTTTGTTTCAAAAGAGAATTTCCCGAGTCTGAAGCTATGAGAATGTGGGAAGCATGCTGGGCACACTATCAAACagattattttcatctttttatttgtaGTGCCATTGTTTCTATTTATGGTGATGATGTCATATCACAGTCTTTGAGAGCAGATGAAATGATGGTTCATTTTAGTAGTTTAGCCATGCATATGAGTGGAGATCTAGTTTTGAGGAAa gCCAGAGGTCTGCTTCACCAATTTCGTTTGCTTCCAAGAATACCATGTACATTATCCAGGTTGTGTGAATTATGTGGCCCTGGAATGTGGGATAGTGGGCATGTCCCTGTCATTGACTGCTCAGGAGATCATGGTGATCATTCTTGTCCTTATGGTGGTCAAGATCCTTCCCTCAGAGTATTATAA
- the LOC129962866 gene encoding uncharacterized protein LOC129962866: MSAMRRQLYLLTNALRTIFNFVSLKIMGCISSRILVEDTSRPVFHVWNIDEDGHYIKSCHIQVTDTDLVLHQRGEPPIIWPLQSLRRYGFDTELFSFECGRHCSTGPGIYAFKCKEAESLFNALQECLLVPRSDSEVISNGNGDDTDPHSSLLGEGDGSDPGNVFLLKNSDEKRDPSFEPQPGPSTIINGHPALALVQTTVPTAPLATPSLPPTPKKRRKYSPLMDYLTDKSIIGLPPLGTFHSSKKFLPRCCMIGTCINASKQHYMNNKVLRKTTCGSCRTCSLNMCVVQNNARTVTYSDRAKQADYGNVLDHGGHPRNCVHCCCDFKPTQKVGCSADDCPLHFNNGVEQITNYARLDRNNRHQLAEKATLRKEKLYQMQQPYSHVYTHIPTPVPKWPKTKSMSWRSLPHFGATSSLNRLVPKRSTSHFYANTDALKEKYPGMIGKSIIESDLKQDLSEKHDSDESLAVLSSLSNSSKGSDPNMYAKISFEKTEALQNAGNQTNHEEDGQLHGLQMASAATQTYSG, encoded by the exons ATGTCTGCTATGCGCCGACAGTTGTATTTACTAACAAACGCACTTCGAacg attttcaattttgtttcccTTAAAATTATGGGATGTATTTCCTCAAGAATTTTAGTAGAAGATACTTCAAGACCTGTATTCCAT gTATGGAACATTGATGAAGACGGTCATTATATCAAATCATGCCATATACAAGTAACTGACACTGACCTAGTTCTCCATCAAAGAGGAGAACCACCAATTATATGGCCACTTCAAAGCCTTAGACGCTATGGATTTGatactgaattattttcttttgagtgTGGTCGACACTGCTCTACAGGGCCTGgcatttatgcatttaaatgcaaAGAGGCTGAATCTTTATTCAATGCTTTACAAGAATGCCTTTTAGTCCCTCGTTCTGACAGTGAGGTTATTAGTAATGGAAATGGTGATGACACAGATCCACATTCTTCACTCCTCGGAGAAGGGGATGGAAGCGATCCTggtaatgtttttcttttaaaaaattctgatgagAAACGAGATCCTTCATTTGAACCTCAACCAGGACCATCCACCATTATTAATGGCCATCCTGCATTAGCATTAGTACAAACTACTGTCCCAACGGCACCTTTAGCAACTCCAAGCTTACCTCCCACACCtaagaaaagaagaaagtatTCGCCTTTAATGGACTATTTGACAGATAAAAGCATCATAGGACTTCCACCATTAGGAACATTTCATAGTAGTAAAAAGTTCTTGCCTCGTTGTTGTATGATAGGAACTTGTATCAATGCTTCTAAACAGCATTACATGAATAATAAAGTATTACGGAAGACAACGTGTGGTTCTTGCCGAACATGTTCCTTGAATATGTGTGTTGTTCAGAATAATGCTCGAACTGTGACTTATTCTGATCGTGCCAAGCAAGCAGATTATGGCAATGTGTTGGATCATGGAGGTCATCCTAGAAATTGTGTTCATTGTTGCTGTGATTTTAAACCCACCCAAAAAGTAGGTTGTTCTGCTGATGATTGCCctcttcattttaataatggTGTAGAACAGATTACTAACTATGCTCGACTTGATAGAAATAATAGACATCAACTAGCTGAGAAAGCCACTCTGAGAAAGGAGAAGCTTTATCAAATGCAGCAA CCGTATTCTCACGTGTACACCCATATACCTACTCCTGTTCCTAAATGGCCCAAAACAAAGAGCATGTCTTGGCGTTCACTTCCACACTTTGGGGCCACGTCCTCATTGAACAGATTAGTACCCAAGAGATCCACGTCGCATTTCTATGCAAATACCGATGCTCTGAAGGAAAAGTATCCTGGCATGATAGGCAAGTCCATTATAGAATCTGATCTGAAACAGGACTTAAGCGAGAAGCACGATTCTGATGAAAGTTTAGCTGTTCTGTCGTCTTTGTCCAATTCTTCAAAGGGAAGTGATCCTAACATGTATGCCAAGATTTCTTTCGAGAAGACGGAAGCTTTACAGAATGCCGGAAACCAAACGAATCATGAAGAGGATGGTCAATTGCATGGATTGCAAATGGCGTCAGCAGCCACTCAGACTTACTCAGGTTAA